One window from the genome of Cumulibacter soli encodes:
- a CDS encoding LppX_LprAFG lipoprotein encodes MRRRSLLMGVPVVLVLAACSGNDDGSVPDGDPNELVAQASTLFADAGSVAFSLSSEDVPDDVNGVSAAEGSGVIDAQEPKFAGTITGRIQGVNGTVDIIAIGTDTWAKLFTPSYEPMDLVDLGAPNPAMFFHPTDGLPSLLEATTDLAMAKQIRDGSAILTQVTGAIDAAPVHDLLYLGDDDGEYDITFGITEDGDLRTITLVGDFYGDGDSTYAVTMTDYGEPVDITEP; translated from the coding sequence ATGCGACGGCGATCCCTATTGATGGGTGTTCCGGTAGTCCTCGTACTGGCCGCCTGCAGCGGTAACGACGACGGATCGGTGCCGGACGGCGATCCGAACGAACTGGTTGCACAAGCCTCGACGTTGTTCGCGGACGCCGGATCGGTCGCGTTCAGCCTCAGCAGCGAGGACGTGCCAGACGATGTCAACGGCGTCAGCGCCGCCGAGGGATCGGGTGTGATCGATGCGCAGGAGCCGAAGTTCGCCGGCACGATCACCGGGCGGATCCAGGGGGTCAACGGAACGGTCGACATCATCGCGATCGGCACCGATACCTGGGCCAAACTCTTCACGCCTTCCTACGAGCCGATGGATCTCGTGGATCTAGGTGCACCGAACCCGGCGATGTTCTTCCATCCCACCGACGGGTTGCCGTCGCTGTTGGAGGCAACCACCGACCTTGCGATGGCGAAGCAGATCCGGGACGGGTCGGCGATCCTTACCCAGGTGACCGGCGCGATCGACGCGGCGCCAGTACATGACCTGCTGTACCTCGGCGATGACGACGGCGAGTACGACATCACCTTTGGCATTACCGAGGACGGCGATCTACGCACGATCACGTTGGTCGGTGACTTCTACGGAGATGGTGATTCGACGTACGCGGTAACGATGACCGACTACGGCGAGCCCGTTGACATCACCGAGCCGTAA
- a CDS encoding MFS transporter gives MTSPSRNALLATASIAVALAAADTYVVVLALTDMMAGVGIGIDALQRATPIISGFLLGYIAALPLIGRISDLISRQRVLLWCMAIFIAGSALTALAHDLPTLVAGRVIQGVGGGGLIPATLAIVGGLWPAERRGVPLGIVGAVQELGSVLGPLLGAIVLAVADWRMIFWLNAVLGVALAVVMALLGGVGRRAAGFAPDSAGGATGLDCTSADADADSANCGADLDSGSGDARRHSERRVLRWIAAMLWLVGCAISMLALIAPESLVTSVAYGAPFVPFGDADARLLTPIGVVGMGVLAIAALVTAIGARRVLARADIVGALLIGGALGCVILTFATAEPETEIVSDTGYALLPVAVLLALGYLLHQRRAANPVVPRETFTRRTVLALLVSLLVGVALVAVVVDVPLLARLGYTDDQVAAALVLLRFLVAVPVGALIGGVFVRRFADGVVIALGLVIAAGCLFAMTAWSAETLATATSYVVLVLLGLGMGLTLAPINNIVLARTAPELHGTASAMVVVARMVGMVVGLALLTGIGLNAYYREVAALPDATDADALLDAGLVQVHAVLFGAAIAAAVGAALALVMGVRSQRRGDSEPDVVTASML, from the coding sequence TTGACATCACCGAGCCGTAACGCGCTGCTGGCGACCGCGTCGATCGCGGTCGCACTGGCCGCCGCGGACACCTACGTCGTGGTGCTCGCGCTCACCGACATGATGGCCGGCGTCGGTATCGGCATCGATGCCTTGCAGCGTGCGACACCGATCATCAGCGGATTCCTGCTCGGCTACATCGCTGCCCTTCCCCTGATCGGGCGCATCAGCGACCTCATTTCCCGTCAGCGCGTGTTGCTGTGGTGCATGGCGATCTTCATAGCCGGATCGGCGCTGACTGCGCTCGCCCACGACTTACCTACGCTCGTTGCAGGACGGGTGATCCAGGGCGTTGGTGGTGGTGGTTTGATCCCGGCAACCCTGGCGATCGTGGGTGGGCTATGGCCGGCCGAGCGTCGGGGTGTGCCGCTCGGGATCGTCGGTGCCGTGCAGGAACTCGGCAGCGTGCTGGGGCCGCTGCTGGGCGCTATCGTCCTCGCCGTTGCCGACTGGCGAATGATTTTCTGGCTTAATGCCGTCCTTGGGGTCGCGCTCGCCGTCGTGATGGCGCTCCTCGGCGGCGTCGGGCGACGTGCCGCCGGCTTCGCCCCGGACTCCGCCGGCGGCGCAACCGGCCTGGACTGCACCAGTGCGGATGCCGACGCGGACTCGGCCAACTGCGGCGCTGACCTGGACTCCGGCAGCGGCGATGCTCGGCGCCATAGCGAACGGCGAGTCCTCCGGTGGATTGCGGCGATGCTGTGGCTCGTGGGCTGCGCGATCAGCATGCTCGCCTTGATCGCGCCCGAGTCGCTGGTGACCTCTGTCGCGTACGGCGCCCCCTTTGTTCCATTTGGCGACGCGGACGCGCGGCTACTCACCCCGATCGGCGTGGTGGGCATGGGTGTGCTCGCGATCGCGGCACTCGTGACGGCAATCGGCGCGCGGCGAGTTCTGGCGCGCGCCGACATCGTCGGCGCGCTCTTGATCGGAGGCGCGCTGGGCTGTGTCATCCTCACCTTCGCCACCGCCGAGCCCGAAACCGAGATCGTCTCCGATACCGGATATGCCTTACTTCCGGTAGCGGTGTTGCTGGCGCTTGGTTACCTTCTGCATCAACGCCGCGCGGCGAACCCTGTTGTTCCACGTGAAACGTTCACCCGCCGCACTGTGCTGGCGCTGCTGGTGAGTTTGTTGGTGGGCGTGGCATTGGTTGCGGTCGTGGTTGATGTCCCGCTACTCGCTCGCCTTGGTTACACCGACGACCAGGTCGCTGCGGCTCTCGTGCTGTTGCGGTTCTTGGTTGCGGTTCCGGTGGGGGCACTTATCGGTGGTGTATTCGTGCGCCGCTTCGCGGACGGTGTGGTGATCGCTCTGGGGCTCGTGATTGCTGCGGGATGCTTGTTCGCGATGACAGCGTGGAGTGCCGAGACGTTGGCTACCGCTACCTCGTACGTGGTCCTCGTGCTTCTCGGACTGGGCATGGGCCTGACTCTCGCGCCGATCAACAACATTGTGCTGGCCCGTACCGCGCCAGAACTGCACGGGACGGCGTCGGCCATGGTCGTGGTCGCGCGGATGGTCGGCATGGTCGTCGGACTGGCTTTATTGACCGGGATCGGGCTGAATGCCTACTACCGCGAAGTCGCCGCGTTGCCCGATGCCACTGATGCCGATGCGCTACTGGATGCCGGGCTGGTGCAGGTCCATGCGGTCCTGTTCGGTGCCGCCATTGCGGCAGCGGTGGGTGCTGCGTTGGCCCTCGTCATGGGCGTAAGAAGCCAACGGCGCGGCGATTCCGAACCGGACGTCGTTACCGCCTCCATGCTGTGA
- a CDS encoding L,D-transpeptidase family protein: MTATRSRLARLTATFGTIAVLLGASACATDAPQENAAPSTTSSAPAPTTSEPAPTTSSAPKTSEKKSETKKSEAPKETVTYIGGPESIGPGEEAYLSFTVETPHEGVPNGKLTLIVDGSEYATEALDDGGNLTFAVTDLGPGEHTYQGKFQGNKAYSASDSNTVSFTVLTAEEVAAAEKKAAEEQAAKEAAEKEAAESAANNPCPPTADACVDLTNNTTWLQENGKITAGPYAQIAGREGHRTPPGSFTVFWKNIDHKSTLFDDAPMPYAIFFNGDIAFHVGALDVPSHGCIHLSESAAVTYWDALQEGDTVYVFGEAQTY, encoded by the coding sequence ATGACAGCCACCCGCTCTCGCCTTGCGCGGCTGACCGCTACTTTCGGCACGATCGCCGTACTGCTCGGCGCGAGCGCGTGCGCCACTGACGCACCACAGGAGAACGCGGCTCCGAGCACCACGAGCAGCGCCCCCGCGCCGACGACGAGCGAGCCGGCGCCGACGACCTCTTCAGCGCCGAAGACGTCGGAGAAGAAGTCCGAGACGAAGAAGTCTGAGGCGCCCAAAGAGACTGTCACCTATATCGGTGGGCCAGAGTCGATCGGTCCGGGTGAGGAGGCTTACCTGTCGTTCACGGTCGAAACCCCGCACGAGGGTGTGCCGAACGGGAAGCTCACGTTGATCGTGGACGGTAGCGAGTACGCCACCGAAGCTCTCGACGATGGCGGCAACCTTACCTTCGCCGTCACCGACCTCGGCCCTGGCGAGCACACGTATCAAGGCAAGTTCCAGGGCAACAAGGCGTACAGCGCGAGTGACAGTAACACCGTCAGTTTCACCGTGCTGACCGCCGAGGAGGTTGCTGCGGCCGAGAAGAAGGCGGCCGAAGAGCAGGCAGCCAAGGAGGCCGCGGAGAAGGAAGCAGCTGAGTCCGCCGCGAACAACCCATGCCCACCGACCGCTGACGCCTGTGTCGATTTGACGAACAACACCACCTGGCTGCAGGAGAACGGCAAGATCACCGCTGGTCCGTACGCGCAGATCGCCGGGCGGGAAGGTCACCGCACGCCGCCGGGAAGTTTCACCGTGTTCTGGAAGAACATCGACCACAAGTCGACATTGTTCGACGATGCGCCGATGCCGTACGCGATCTTCTTCAACGGCGACATCGCGTTCCACGTTGGCGCGCTCGATGTCCCCTCGCACGGGTGCATTCACCTCAGCGAGTCCGCGGCGGTCACGTACTGGGATGCGCTGCAGGAAGGCGACACCGTGTACGTCTTCGGCGAAGCGCAGACCTACTAA
- a CDS encoding DUF2020 domain-containing protein encodes MSINTRRLVSLLLPVAVLLGACSNADDATEPSDSPASDSPASASSGAASSDEQSTEQASPTEVQTSTAAGECPYLSTEDVAGIVGQMILETLVTTTTPPTGPLPGCTFRTYDDEAAASIETLTIEAGTGLERALELVPGGNPVDVGEGGSVLVHQGQAQTQLAAFAGTTMVTVTINQESSLEAEELAKLVLAAG; translated from the coding sequence TTGAGCATCAACACGCGGCGTCTGGTGTCGTTGCTGCTACCGGTCGCCGTTTTGCTCGGTGCCTGTAGCAATGCCGACGATGCCACCGAGCCGTCCGATTCACCCGCGTCCGATTCACCCGCGTCCGCGTCATCCGGCGCCGCCTCGTCCGACGAGCAGTCGACCGAGCAGGCGTCGCCGACCGAGGTGCAGACCTCGACCGCGGCCGGTGAATGTCCGTATCTGTCGACTGAGGATGTCGCGGGCATCGTCGGTCAAATGATCCTCGAAACACTCGTCACCACGACAACCCCACCGACCGGACCGCTGCCCGGATGCACGTTCCGGACGTACGACGACGAAGCGGCGGCAAGCATCGAAACGCTCACTATTGAGGCCGGGACCGGACTTGAGCGCGCCCTCGAACTCGTGCCCGGCGGCAATCCGGTGGACGTCGGAGAAGGCGGGTCGGTACTGGTGCACCAGGGCCAGGCACAGACTCAACTCGCGGCGTTCGCCGGTACGACGATGGTCACGGTGACGATCAATCAAGAGAGTTCGCTCGAGGCCGAGGAACTGGCCAAACTCGTGCTCGCCGCCGGGTAA
- a CDS encoding peptidylprolyl isomerase, whose amino-acid sequence MFATLHTSAGDVRIELFPNHAPKTVKNFVELAEGAREWTHPETNQKTSDPLYNGVIFHRIIKGFMIQGGDPLGQGFGGPGYTFDDEIHPELQFNKKYQLAMANAGKQGGRGTNGSQFFITTTAPDWLNGKHTIFGEVADDESKAVVDAIEAVPTGANDKPLTDVVINSVTIEK is encoded by the coding sequence ATGTTCGCAACTCTGCACACTTCAGCTGGCGATGTCCGCATCGAGTTGTTCCCGAACCACGCTCCGAAGACCGTCAAGAACTTCGTCGAGCTCGCTGAGGGCGCCCGTGAATGGACCCATCCCGAGACGAACCAGAAGACCAGCGACCCGCTGTACAACGGCGTCATCTTCCACCGCATCATCAAGGGCTTCATGATCCAGGGTGGTGACCCGCTCGGTCAGGGCTTCGGCGGACCCGGGTACACCTTCGATGATGAGATCCACCCGGAGTTGCAGTTCAACAAGAAGTACCAGCTCGCGATGGCGAACGCCGGCAAGCAGGGTGGCCGCGGCACGAACGGCTCGCAGTTCTTCATCACCACCACGGCCCCAGACTGGCTCAACGGCAAGCACACCATCTTCGGTGAGGTTGCCGATGACGAGTCGAAGGCCGTCGTCGATGCCATCGAGGCAGTGCCGACCGGTGCTAACGATAAGCCGCTCACCGACGTGGTGATCAACTCGGTGACCATCGAGAAGTAG
- a CDS encoding rhomboid family intramembrane serine protease, producing the protein MQLLRPRSRPVVTYVLIALNVLLYVITAAQASSLTSNQNSEVFVDLAMLGILVEHGDYWRLITATFLHFGLTHLAVNMLSLYLMGSSVEQALGRWRYLAVYLVSGLGGSLAVLLFTPNVWSAGASGAVFGLLGAAAVLMIRNKQNLNALIGILVLNLAISFMPGISMAAHLGGLAVGAALTYGLVAGKKLRR; encoded by the coding sequence ATGCAGTTGCTGCGTCCGCGCTCGCGACCGGTCGTCACGTACGTGCTGATAGCGCTGAACGTGCTGCTCTACGTGATCACGGCCGCGCAGGCGAGCAGTTTGACCAGCAACCAGAACTCCGAGGTGTTCGTCGACCTGGCGATGCTCGGCATCCTCGTGGAGCACGGGGACTACTGGCGGCTGATCACCGCCACGTTCTTGCACTTCGGCTTAACCCACCTTGCGGTCAACATGCTGTCGTTGTATCTGATGGGCTCCAGCGTTGAGCAGGCGCTGGGCCGATGGCGCTATCTGGCCGTGTACCTCGTGTCGGGATTGGGCGGTTCACTCGCCGTACTGCTGTTCACCCCGAATGTGTGGTCTGCCGGTGCGTCCGGTGCCGTGTTCGGTCTGTTGGGTGCAGCGGCCGTGCTGATGATCCGTAACAAGCAGAATCTGAATGCGTTGATCGGAATCTTGGTGCTGAACCTGGCGATTTCGTTCATGCCCGGCATTTCGATGGCGGCGCATCTCGGTGGCTTGGCGGTAGGTGCCGCGCTTACTTATGGATTGGTCGCAGGTAAGAAGCTCCGCCGTTAG
- a CDS encoding CinA family protein: MNTVDNELREREEINLAALVSDLARRLGVRVASAECLTNGRISSRMGNSRHAQDWYVGGIVADTEQVKRQVLGVRASSVVSEQAAREMATAARTLFAGDLCVAVTGARDSLGHPSGRVCFAVADKDGVLAESRHLVGPDVASHVTAYALTLVRRRLTAQWQRHRAA, translated from the coding sequence ATGAACACTGTGGACAACGAATTACGCGAGCGCGAGGAGATAAACCTCGCGGCTCTGGTCAGCGATCTCGCGCGGCGACTCGGCGTGCGAGTCGCCAGCGCAGAATGCCTCACCAACGGACGGATCTCGTCGCGGATGGGCAACTCGCGGCACGCACAGGATTGGTATGTCGGCGGGATCGTCGCCGATACCGAGCAGGTCAAGCGGCAGGTGCTCGGCGTACGCGCCTCGTCTGTCGTCAGCGAACAGGCCGCTCGCGAGATGGCCACCGCCGCCCGCACGTTGTTCGCCGGCGACCTCTGCGTGGCGGTCACCGGCGCGCGGGACTCGTTAGGCCACCCGTCGGGACGGGTGTGTTTCGCGGTCGCGGATAAGGATGGCGTGCTCGCCGAGTCCCGTCACCTCGTTGGTCCCGACGTCGCAAGTCACGTCACGGCGTATGCGTTGACATTGGTACGACGACGCCTCACCGCGCAGTGGCAACGGCACCGCGCAGCATGA
- a CDS encoding MalY/PatB family protein translates to MSSAIFDLDSPQLRSRSSVKYQQYDADVLPLWVAEMDCALAPPIAARLAEAIRIGDTGYPTLDRQLPDALASYAAARWGWQIDPAQVHPAADVGVGMTEVLRQNIEPGDRVVVCSPVYPPFYIWTGAVGSELVDVPLVRGEGSWRLDLDGLRSAFAAGARAFLLCNPANPVGRAWNIAELRAVAEIAAEYGVLVIADEIHAPLALDGAQFVPFLTVSEAAREVGVSVLAASKGWNLAGLKCAQIVTAGSRMHSAVRKIHVHTFESTGHLGQLASIAAWNEGGTWLDQAVAELSANRDLLGSLISEHLPAARYIAPQATYLAWLDVSAYGWGDSPNQRILADARVALNAGPRFGPQTGRGCVRINFACSPQVLREAMGRIGSIT, encoded by the coding sequence ATGAGTAGCGCGATTTTCGACCTCGATTCACCGCAATTACGTTCCCGCTCAAGTGTGAAATACCAGCAGTACGACGCGGATGTGCTGCCGCTGTGGGTTGCGGAGATGGATTGCGCCCTCGCGCCCCCGATCGCGGCGCGATTGGCCGAGGCAATCAGGATCGGCGACACAGGCTATCCCACGCTGGATCGCCAACTCCCGGACGCGCTCGCGTCGTACGCCGCCGCGCGATGGGGATGGCAGATCGACCCCGCCCAAGTCCATCCCGCGGCCGACGTCGGCGTCGGCATGACCGAAGTGCTGCGACAGAACATCGAACCCGGCGACCGTGTCGTCGTCTGCTCACCGGTGTATCCACCGTTCTACATCTGGACCGGCGCGGTGGGCAGCGAACTGGTCGACGTGCCCCTGGTGCGCGGGGAAGGGTCGTGGAGGCTGGATCTCGACGGGTTGCGCTCTGCCTTCGCCGCCGGCGCGCGCGCATTCCTCCTTTGCAATCCGGCGAATCCGGTCGGGCGTGCCTGGAACATCGCCGAATTGCGCGCGGTGGCCGAAATCGCCGCCGAGTACGGCGTCCTGGTGATCGCCGACGAGATTCACGCACCGCTGGCGCTCGATGGCGCGCAGTTCGTGCCGTTCCTGACCGTGAGCGAGGCGGCTCGAGAAGTCGGCGTCAGCGTGTTGGCCGCTAGCAAGGGTTGGAACCTCGCTGGGCTGAAGTGCGCGCAGATTGTCACCGCGGGTTCGCGGATGCACTCCGCCGTGCGCAAGATCCACGTGCACACCTTCGAGTCGACCGGTCACCTTGGTCAGCTCGCGTCGATCGCAGCGTGGAACGAGGGTGGCACCTGGCTCGATCAGGCTGTCGCCGAACTATCAGCGAACCGCGACCTACTCGGTTCCTTGATTTCCGAACACCTGCCGGCTGCGCGGTATATCGCCCCGCAGGCGACGTACTTGGCGTGGCTGGACGTGTCGGCGTACGGCTGGGGGGACTCGCCAAACCAGCGGATCCTCGCCGACGCCCGAGTAGCCCTGAACGCCGGGCCGCGATTCGGACCACAGACCGGGCGCGGCTGTGTGCGCATAAACTTCGCGTGCTCGCCGCAGGTGCTGCGCGAAGCCATGGGCCGCATTGGGTCCATCACCTGA
- a CDS encoding rhomboid family intramembrane serine protease, whose translation MTSAEHRVVRNETRNWLHRPWILSVSTAVVLTIIYVWNAISGHSTVNDLTPAPALSRFALVPERVINGEVYRMFTANFLYSSVWSLLASVLTLLVVGTAVEARWGVRRFIGSAFIACLGATIPVLIFEPTVSRWATGNGAVMALIGAALMVASRAGYNRWAIIIVALVDAVVYVWFTPESSVFAPLGGVLTGAIIAGLLMAAPDDRRRNKIQAISMVSFGLLLCIITLVFILTVDA comes from the coding sequence ATGACCTCCGCCGAACATCGCGTGGTCCGTAATGAGACCCGAAACTGGCTGCATCGGCCATGGATTCTTTCCGTTTCCACCGCCGTTGTGCTCACCATCATTTATGTATGGAACGCGATCTCGGGGCACTCGACGGTTAATGATCTGACCCCCGCGCCTGCCCTGTCGCGCTTTGCGTTGGTGCCCGAACGGGTGATCAACGGCGAGGTGTACCGGATGTTCACCGCGAACTTCCTGTACTCGAGTGTGTGGTCGTTGCTGGCCTCGGTGCTCACCCTGCTGGTGGTCGGCACTGCGGTCGAAGCCCGGTGGGGCGTACGCCGGTTCATCGGATCGGCATTCATCGCCTGCCTGGGCGCGACGATCCCCGTGCTCATCTTCGAGCCGACCGTCTCGCGGTGGGCGACCGGCAACGGCGCGGTGATGGCGCTGATCGGTGCGGCACTCATGGTGGCCTCGCGGGCCGGATACAACCGGTGGGCGATCATCATCGTCGCGCTGGTCGACGCCGTGGTCTACGTCTGGTTCACCCCGGAGTCGAGCGTGTTCGCGCCGCTCGGCGGCGTGTTGACCGGCGCGATCATTGCCGGCCTGCTGATGGCTGCCCCCGACGATCGGCGGCGCAACAAGATCCAGGCGATATCTATGGTGTCGTTCGGGCTCCTGCTGTGCATCATCACCTTGGTGTTCATCCTGACCGTCGACGCGTGA
- a CDS encoding thiolase family protein, with protein MRDAVIVESVRTPVGKRGGGLSGVHAADLSAVVLKAVAERSGVSPELIDDVIWGCVSQVGEQTADIGRNSVLTAGWPESIPGVTVDRQCGSSQQALAFAAAGVIAGHYDIAVAGGVEMMSRVPMGSTAVKEFGQPYSPAYLDRYDQTRPNQGIGAEMIAEKWNLSRTELDEFSIRSHEKAAAAQDSGAFESQIIPVETADGIVKADEGVRRGSTVEKLGQLPAVFKEDGVIHAGNSSQISDGASAMLVMTSEKAKELGLKPLVRVHTTVLAGGDPIMMLHVPIAATHKAIERSGLSVDQIGAFEVNEAFAPVPMAWLKETGAAEERLNPNGGAIALGHPLGGSGGRLMATLVHHMVNNDIQYGLQTMCEGGGQANATILELIK; from the coding sequence ATGCGTGACGCCGTCATTGTTGAATCTGTCCGTACTCCGGTCGGGAAGCGCGGCGGGGGTCTCTCCGGCGTCCACGCCGCCGACCTGTCCGCCGTCGTCCTCAAGGCCGTTGCTGAGCGCAGCGGCGTGAGCCCCGAGCTCATCGACGACGTCATCTGGGGTTGTGTTTCGCAGGTAGGCGAGCAGACCGCTGACATCGGCCGCAACTCGGTGCTGACCGCCGGCTGGCCCGAGTCGATCCCCGGCGTGACCGTGGACCGTCAGTGTGGTTCCTCGCAGCAGGCGCTCGCGTTCGCTGCGGCCGGTGTCATCGCCGGCCACTACGACATCGCCGTCGCCGGTGGCGTCGAGATGATGTCGCGTGTGCCGATGGGTTCGACCGCCGTGAAGGAGTTCGGCCAGCCCTACTCCCCGGCCTACCTGGACCGCTACGACCAGACCCGCCCGAACCAGGGCATCGGCGCTGAGATGATCGCCGAGAAGTGGAACCTGAGCCGCACCGAACTCGACGAGTTCTCGATCCGCTCGCACGAGAAGGCCGCCGCCGCGCAGGACTCCGGCGCCTTCGAGTCGCAGATCATCCCGGTGGAGACTGCCGATGGCATCGTCAAGGCTGACGAGGGCGTACGCCGTGGGTCGACCGTCGAGAAGCTCGGTCAGCTGCCTGCAGTATTCAAGGAGGACGGCGTGATCCACGCCGGTAACTCCTCGCAGATCTCCGATGGCGCATCGGCCATGCTCGTGATGACCAGCGAGAAGGCCAAGGAGCTGGGCCTGAAGCCGCTCGTTCGCGTGCACACCACCGTGCTCGCCGGCGGCGATCCGATCATGATGCTGCACGTGCCGATCGCCGCGACCCACAAGGCGATCGAGCGCTCCGGCCTGTCGGTCGACCAGATCGGCGCCTTCGAGGTCAACGAGGCGTTCGCTCCGGTTCCGATGGCGTGGCTGAAGGAAACGGGCGCCGCTGAGGAACGCCTGAACCCCAACGGTGGCGCGATCGCTCTGGGTCACCCGCTGGGTGGCTCGGGTGGCCGCCTGATGGCGACCCTGGTGCACCACATGGTGAACAACGACATCCAGTACGGCTTGCAGACCATGTGCGAAGGTGGCGGCCAGGCTAACGCCACCATCCTCGAGCTCATCAAGTAA
- a CDS encoding 3-hydroxyacyl-CoA dehydrogenase: MDINGKVAVVTGGASGLGLATTKKFVSLGAKVVIIDVQDDKGAEAVKELGDAVRFVKTDVTKEDDVKAALDVADELGELRVAINCAGIGGSKRTVGKEGPYPFDHFKRVVEVNLIGTFNVIRLAAERMLKHDAIDGERGVIVNTASVAAFEGQIGQAAYSASKGGIVGMTLPIARDLSSMMIRVNTIAPGLFLTPLLMGAPQELLDSLGKQVPHPRRLGDPKEYGMLASHIVENAMLNGETIRLDGAIRMAPK, encoded by the coding sequence ATGGATATCAACGGGAAGGTCGCCGTTGTCACCGGTGGCGCGTCGGGTCTCGGCCTGGCGACCACCAAGAAGTTTGTGTCGCTCGGTGCCAAGGTCGTCATCATCGACGTCCAGGACGATAAGGGCGCCGAGGCCGTTAAGGAACTGGGCGACGCCGTCCGTTTCGTGAAGACCGACGTCACCAAGGAAGACGACGTCAAGGCTGCCCTCGACGTTGCTGACGAGCTCGGCGAGCTGCGCGTCGCGATCAACTGCGCCGGCATCGGTGGCTCCAAGCGCACCGTCGGCAAAGAGGGACCGTACCCGTTCGACCACTTCAAGCGCGTCGTCGAGGTCAACCTGATCGGCACCTTCAACGTCATCCGTCTGGCTGCTGAGCGCATGCTCAAGCACGATGCGATCGACGGCGAGCGCGGCGTTATCGTCAACACCGCTTCGGTTGCGGCGTTCGAGGGACAGATCGGCCAGGCGGCGTACTCCGCATCCAAGGGCGGCATCGTTGGCATGACGTTGCCGATCGCCCGTGACCTGAGCTCGATGATGATCCGCGTGAACACCATCGCTCCGGGCCTGTTCCTCACCCCGTTGCTGATGGGTGCTCCGCAGGAGCTGCTCGACTCGCTCGGCAAGCAGGTACCGCACCCGCGTCGCCTCGGTGACCCGAAGGAATACGGCATGCTGGCCTCGCACATCGTTGAGAACGCGATGCTCAACGGCGAGACGATCCGCCTCGATGGCGCGATCCGGATGGCGCCGAAGTAA
- a CDS encoding enoyl-CoA hydratase, with protein sequence MSETVLTGIADGILTITINKADRLNALDAATARTIYEALLDADTNPDVRVVVLTGAGRGFSAGADLQRDKDAEADPSLGNLLDYCNLTTTLISRLTKPVISAVNGVAAGVGVSYALAADITIAKESASFLLAFSRIGLMPDGGANLWVAANIGRARAMDMALLAEQIPAPQARDWGMISRVVADDDFEAEVAKVAAKLASGPTRSYAQTKAAINKAALTQLDVTIEREVAGQTQLLQTKDNAEGVAAFLEKRPAKFTGQ encoded by the coding sequence ATGTCCGAGACCGTCCTGACCGGCATCGCCGACGGCATTCTCACCATCACGATCAACAAGGCGGACCGCCTGAACGCGCTCGACGCGGCGACGGCCCGGACCATCTACGAGGCGCTGCTGGATGCCGACACGAACCCCGACGTACGCGTTGTCGTACTGACCGGCGCCGGTCGCGGCTTCTCCGCGGGCGCGGACCTGCAGCGCGACAAGGACGCCGAGGCTGATCCGAGCCTGGGCAACCTGCTCGATTACTGCAACCTGACCACCACGCTGATCAGCCGCCTGACCAAGCCGGTCATCTCCGCGGTGAACGGCGTTGCCGCCGGCGTCGGAGTGTCGTACGCGCTCGCTGCTGACATCACGATCGCGAAGGAGTCGGCGAGTTTCTTGCTGGCGTTCAGCCGCATCGGTCTGATGCCGGACGGCGGCGCGAACCTGTGGGTCGCCGCCAACATCGGCCGCGCTCGCGCGATGGATATGGCTCTGCTGGCCGAGCAGATCCCGGCACCGCAGGCGCGGGACTGGGGCATGATCTCCCGTGTCGTGGCGGACGACGACTTCGAGGCCGAGGTCGCCAAGGTCGCCGCGAAGTTGGCGAGCGGACCGACGCGTTCGTACGCGCAGACCAAGGCCGCGATCAACAAGGCGGCGCTGACTCAGCTCGACGTCACGATCGAGCGCGAGGTCGCCGGTCAGACGCAGCTCCTGCAGACCAAGGACAACGCTGAGGGTGTGGCTGCGTTCCTGGAGAAGCGTCCGGCGAAGTTCACCGGTCAGTAG